The DNA sequence CTTTCAGTATCAAGATATGTCGATACCTTTGAGGGGGAATTCGTAAAACTAGAGGATTTGAAAAATGAAAAAGAGGAAATAACCTCAAAAATCAAAAAATTAAATAAAAAAATAGATATGATGATGGATGAGTTAAATATTAGAATATAACTTCAGTTACATCATCATCTGTAACTTCTTTTTTTGCAGTTTCAGCTTCGTTTTTAAAGTATGACATGTGAAGCAGCTCATCCTTGTAGATGTATGCTGTTCCAAGGCCGTTTGAGTTTTCAAATTCAAAGGCTTCCTCGAGGCCGTTGCTTTTTTTGGCTGCATACTCGACGCTTAGAGCTTCGACAATCAGGTCTCTTGCAACGTCAGTGTCGATTGTAAATATTGAATCGTTAATGTCAGTGTCGATAAGATAGCTTTTAAGGATTTTTTCATGGTATTCATGATAAATCTGTGAGTTTAAAAAAAGCTCAAAGCCTTTTATCTCACCGTCGATGATTATTACCGCTCCGGTCTGGCCGTCCACTGCCTTGAAATTTGATATGAATTCATCCAAGTCAACCTTGAGGTTTTCATAGCTTTCAGACATTGCCTGTGTTGGGGATGAAAATGAACGTGACATTTCAAGGTCGTTAATTGAATCCCAGACTGCCTGCTGTCCGCTCATGTTGGCTCGCACTGCTTTTTCCTTTGCGGAGCGTGTCCTGTAGTTTGCCATGTATTTGGATTGTTTGAATTCGCTTTTGTATGCCCAGCGTCCATGTTCTGTACAGTTTACAGGTATCTTCTCCTCACTGTTTGGTGCAATGAGGATTGTTGCATTGACGATACGGTTCTGGTCTCCTCCGATTATTTCCTCACCGTCAACAAGAAGCAGCGGTGTAACTGCATTGTTTTTAACGATAAGTGTGTTTACGGTTGAATGTTCGCATTCCTTTACTTCGGCAAGGCCAAGCTCGAATCCCTTTTTGAGAGTAAGTATGTCAAACTTGTAGCTTGGCGGTGTTTTTATAGGGATTATTGCCATGTTCTTGTGTGCCTGATAATCCAAAAGCTCAATGTCTTCGATTGTTATCATCTAATCACCTTCAAAGCTTTTTTTAATTAAATCCAGATCTATTTTTTCCAGGTTTTCACTTAAAAAGTGAACGTCACTTTCAGGATTTTCAATTTCATCTATGAACTCTTCCGGAGTAAGCACTTGAGCAATTGCCACGGCGTTGATGATGAATTTTATTTTTGCGAAGTATTCATCGCCTATCTTGTCGTATAGTCTTCCGGCGCTCATGGTTCCCATGGCTACTGTTTTTGTACTGTTTGCTACGTAGCCTATTTTGCCGAAATGTCTCATTTCGCATGCTATTGCTTCTGCATCATACTGGTTTGATGGTTCCTTTACTAATTTGACAATTCCATTGTGTTTCAATGGCTTGTCTCCGTGTAAGCTGTTAAAGGCAGTTATTGTTATATACATTATTATCACCTTGTGTTAATATTGTGCACTCATAGTATTTAAATGTTTTCAAAGAATCTGTTGATGTTTTCCCTGTGGCCGATAAAGAGTATCAAATCATCCTCCAGGAACCTGAAATCATTGTCAACCTCAATAAAAGTGTCCTCTCCACGGACAACACCGGTAACTTTAAGACTGTTTTCCTCAAAAGGCAGATCCTCAAGATGTGTGTCCTCGCTCACCCTCAATGAGTCGATTTCAAGGTCGGTGTACTTGTGGTTCAGATAGGTTTCGATGTCATCGCTTGTAACGTTTCTGAATGCGTCGTAGTTGTCTGATCTTAAATCATTGACTGCATCGGCTATCTCGTCGCTGTTCCTGTTGTAGTAGTCCATGATTCTTGTAAACATCATGATACTTGTCTCGAACTCCTTAGGAATTACCTCATCCGCCCCTGCCTCAATGACCTCGTTTATGTTTCTAAGATAACGTGTACGAACGATAATGTGGATGTCGGGATTAAGCCTTCTTGCAGAATCAATTGTCTTGAGGGTTTCCTCGTAAGTGGAAGCTGAAATGACAATGCACTGGGCTGATGTAATGTTTAATTCCTTTAAAACGCTTTCATTTGACGCCTTTCCATAAATAATAGGAATTCCCAGAGCCTGCTGGTTTTCAACGATGACCGGATTCATGTCAACGATACGGTAGGGAATCTTAAATTCGCTGCACGCCTTGGCCATCTGCTTTCCGTTAAGGCCCATACCTACCAGAATGACATGGTCCTGGATTTCCTGAGCCTCCTCAATCTCTTCGGGAATCTGTGTAAGCTCATCATCCACCTGGAAATAGCTGATTTTTGAAAACGCCCTGACGATTTTAGGGGTAAGCTTTTCCAGAAACGGAGTTGAAGACATCGTAAGAATGCTCACGCTCAGAAATATGGAGAAAAACTCATTTGTCATAAGTCCGAATTTCATACCTTC is a window from the Methanobrevibacter sp. genome containing:
- a CDS encoding DUF6569 family protein, yielding MITIEDIELLDYQAHKNMAIIPIKTPPSYKFDILTLKKGFELGLAEVKECEHSTVNTLIVKNNAVTPLLLVDGEEIIGGDQNRIVNATILIAPNSEEKIPVNCTEHGRWAYKSEFKQSKYMANYRTRSAKEKAVRANMSGQQAVWDSINDLEMSRSFSSPTQAMSESYENLKVDLDEFISNFKAVDGQTGAVIIIDGEIKGFELFLNSQIYHEYHEKILKSYLIDTDINDSIFTIDTDVARDLIVEALSVEYAAKKSNGLEEAFEFENSNGLGTAYIYKDELLHMSYFKNEAETAKKEVTDDDVTEVIF
- a CDS encoding HIRAN domain-containing protein; this encodes MYITITAFNSLHGDKPLKHNGIVKLVKEPSNQYDAEAIACEMRHFGKIGYVANSTKTVAMGTMSAGRLYDKIGDEYFAKIKFIINAVAIAQVLTPEEFIDEIENPESDVHFLSENLEKIDLDLIKKSFEGD